The segment GCAATCGCGCGCTGGGAGGCTGGAATATCTCCCAGCAGACGCGTAGCGGACGATTCGAGACAGCGCGCCCAACCATCCACCACGGGATCGAGCTCGGGGTCGAGCGCGCGGCCCGCCTTCAACCAGTACATGAACTCCCGGTAGAGCGAATGCGAGAACCAATATTCGTCGAGCGCGGTGGCGATGCGAATGAGGCGTGCTCCGTCGCCGACCGACCGATACCAGGACATTGCCGCGCGCAGATTCCCAAGCTCGTGATCGATCTCCGGGAACCATGCGAACTGGTTCAGGCCAAACCGGAGATCTCCTTCCGCCTCGACGGCCAAATCGTGGAACCACTGGGCATGGGCTCGCCGGGTTTCGTCTTCTTCCTGGGCAGCGTTCAGTCGATCCAGGGCAAACTCGCGAATGACCTCCAACATGCTGAAGCGAGGCCGACCCAATGGGCCCGGCGCCTCATTGACAAGACTCTTTTCGACCAACGAGTAGAGACCGGCCCACGGATCGTCCCCAATGTCGTACGACTCCGGAGCGACGGTGGCCGCTGCCGGCAAGGAGAATCCACCGGAGAAAACGGCCAGCCGGCGAAAGAGCGTCTGCTCGTCGTCAGACAGGAGGCCGTAACTCCACGCGATGGTATCGCGCATGGTTTGATGACGCGAGGGAGCGTCGCGCGCTCCTTCGGTGAGTGTGGAAAGCTTGCGGTCGAGCCGGGTGAGCAATGCGTCCGGATCGAGAAGCCGAATTCTGGAAGCCGCAAGCTCGAGAGCGAGCGGCAGACCGTCCAAGCGCCGGCAGATCTCCGAGACAGCCTGCGCGTTGTCAGCCGTTAGCTCGAAGCCGAAACCCGCTTCCTGGGCTCTGCTCACGAAGAGTTGCACCGCGGGTGTGCGGGCGATGTCCTCCAGCTCCACGTCAGCCCATTCACTCGCATCGGGCGGAAGCTCGAGCGGAATGACTGGTACGACGTGCTCACCCCGCAGGTGAAGCCGCTCGCGGCTCGTGACCACGAACTCGAGATTGGGGCAGGCGCCCATGAGATCGGATACAACAGTGGCGCCGTCGAGAATGTGCTCGAAGTTGTCGACAACCAGCAAGATCGAGCGTTGCTCCAGCGCGAGCGAGAGGGTTTCGACCATGGGCCGCATCGCAACGGAGGTGATGCCAAGCGCTTCCGCGATGGCGTGCGCCACCAGCGTCGGCTCTCTGATCCGCGCGAGATCGACAAAGACCACCCCATCGGCAAAGTCCGTGGCAGCCTGTTCCGCAACCGCGATCGCCAGGCGCGTCTTGCCGACTCCTCCCGGGCCAACGAGCGTGATCAGCCGCACATCCTGACCGTCGAGCAACGCGCCAATCCGGACAACCGCATCGTCGCGCCCAATCAGCTGCGTTGGCGGAATCGGCAGGGAACGCCTTCGTGGGCGATGTATCTGGCCCTGATCCCATTGCCCGTGCCCGTTCCCGTTGCCGTTCCCGTTTCCGTTGCCCGCTTCCGGGTATCGCCAAATGTCGGGCCGGGCCGCCTGCATGAGCTCATCGTGTTGTTCGTCCGAGAGGGAGAGCGCGTCTGTGAGCGCACGCATGGTGTCGGGTCTGGGAGCAGTGCGCAGCCCGCGCTCCAGATCGCTGATCGCGCGCGTGCTCAGCCCCGCACGCTCGGCCAGCGCCTCCTGACTGAGGCCGGCCGCAAGCCGAAAACGCCGGAGAAGATAGGCGAGCGGGAGTGGCCTCAACGTGGACATGGCCAGTCTCCAATTGCGACCCTTGGCGGTGCATTGACGTAATGCGATTGTAACACTCGCACCTGAACATGAATATGAACATGGTTGGGCAACGGTGGCAGTTGCGTGGCCGATCTTCCTTGTGTCAGCGAACAACGCGGCGCACGATGGTCATGATCAGATGCGCGTCCGGGAATTCGGCTTTGATACCTCCGGGCCGAGCGCGGGTCTCACGAGAGGACCAACTGGGCGACTTTGATCGAAGGAGAACTTCGATGAGCACGTCCGAATACTTGACTGAGCACCAACTCATGCGATGCGTGGTCGAAGGCGGCCCAAACTCCGGTCTGCACCTGGCGATGCTGGAGCGACAGCAACAGGCATTGGCCACGGCAGAAAAGAACGCAATGATCAAGGACCACGCGGTCGCTCCGACGGACAACGGCGCGAAACGAACGACACCACACCTGCTCCAGCTACGGCTGTCCCACTGGCTCGGTGTCAAGCTCATCTCTGCCGGCCACCGTCTGGCCGATTCAACCGTATAACGCGGCGGGATGCGTTCAGCCCAGGACGATCATCCCAACCCGGGTCATTCAGAGCGGGTTGCCCTGTATCTCAGACCGTGTAGCCGCAGTCTTCCAGAGTTGCAATCGAGCAATGTTCGGGCAGCCACGGAGGACTGCGACTACGCGAGCGAACCACATTGAGCGAGGCGGATACCGGCGTGGCCAAGGTAGATCGTGCCGGAGACGAAGGCGCGCCCATTGGCCTGGACAGCCTGGATGGCGCCGCGATCGAATCGATAGGAACCCCGCCCGGTCCGATGTATGGTATATGGTATGTGTCAGTCCGCCATGCATACGTCGGGAAGGCGAACCGATGCGCAAGACAACTATCTATTTCCCCGATACGCTCAAGCTCGAAATCGAAGCAGTTGCCAGGATGGAGCGCCGGCCTGAGGCCGAGATCATCCGGGAAGCAGTCAGCGCGTATTTGGAAGAACGTCGCAAGCGGCGCTGGCCGCGCTCGATTGGCTTTGCGTCCGACAAAGAGCTCGACCCCTTGGACATCGACGCGTACCTTGCAGACAACTGGAAGCCCGATTGGTAACGCTCGATACGTCGGCGTTGTTCATCGCCATGAATCGGGACGCCCCGCAACATGCGGCATTTCGGGAGTTCTTCGCATCCTGCAGGGGACCCCTCATCATTCCGGTCGGGATCATGTCCGAAATCACCTACCTCGTCGAAACGCGGCTTGGGCTGCAAACCGTCGACGTCTTCCTGGAAGACATCGAACTGGGCAGCTACCTGCTCGACTGTGGCGACCAGGACCTGCCGCGCATTCGGGAACTCGTGCGCCGCTACCGTGACATGCCGCTTGGGTACGCCGACGCATCTGTGATCGCCTGTGCCGAACGCAACGGTGGACAAGTCGCCACGATCGATCTTCGCCACTTCTCCGCGGTTGCGCGAGAAGGCACGATCCAGATCGTTCCCTGACTGGTCAGCTTCTCCGCAATGCCGCGCCGATGTCGCGCACCGTCGACTCGAGGATGGCCACGTCGTCCGCGGTCGTCGTCCAGTTGTCGAATGCGCAGCGGATTCCGGCATGGCCGCGGTAGACCGTACCGGAAACGAAGGCGCGGCCATCGGCCTGGATGGCCTTGACCGCGTCGCGGTTGAACTGGTCGGTGGCGGCTTCGTCCAGCCCCTCCGGCGTGTAACGCCAGCAGACGATATTGAGCGGCGCGGGCGCGATCAGCTCGAGACCGGGTTCCGCATCGACCCACTCAGCGAACGACCAGGCATTGTCGAGACAGCGGTCGACCATTTCCTGGTAGCCGCGCAAGCCCATCTGCTTGATCGACATCCAGATCGCGACACCCCGCGCGCGACGTGACATTTCCGGGATGTAGACGTCGAAATCGAGACCCACGGGCGCGCCGGCAAGATAGGCCGCGGGATTGCTGAACGATCCGAAGAGCGTCCTTGTCCCGCACGAAGGCAAAGCCGGAGTCGTACGGCACGTTGAGCCACTTGTGGGCATCGGAACCGATCGAATCGGCTCGTTCGATACCATCGACCAGATGCCGGGTACGCTGCGACAGCCGGGCGAAGAGCCCGAACGCCCCATCGACATGCACCCACGCTCCGCCCGAATGCGCCCGGGCGATATCGATCATGCCGTTCAGGTCGTCGAAATGCCCGGAGTTCACTTCGGCGGCATTGGCAACCACCAGCACCGGGCCATCGATCGCATCCATCTCCTGCTGAAAGGCAGCGAGGTCGATCGCGCCGCCCGGGGCAGCTACCTTCCTGATGGCCTTCTTGCCCAATCCGAGATGCCCAAGCGCTTTGATGGCGCTGGTATGGATTTCGGTGCTGCTGACCACCGGGATGACCGGGTTCCCCGCCAGCCCATCGAGCGCGGGATCGAATCCGAGTTGCTGCCCGACCCATTGCCGTCCCGCCGAAAGCCCGACCATGTTGGACATGGTGGCCCCGCTGGTGGTGGTTCCCACCCAATCGGCCGGAATCTCGAACATCTCTTTCAGCCAGCGCACCACGGCATGCTCGGTCTGTACCGAGGCCGGATTCGCGGTCCAGAGCGATCCCTGCTGGTCGAGCGCGGAGATGAGCCAATCGCCCGCGATCGCGCCGGGAGTGACTCCGCCGAAGACCCAGCCAAAGAACCGTGGCCCGGCGGTTGCGACGATGCCCGGTTCGGCGCGGGCGAGCCATTCGTCGATCGCGACAGCGGCGCGCACGCCCTCGATCGGAAGCGCGTCATCGAAGGCAGCTTCCATCGCCTCGGGCGAGACCCACGCCCGACCGGCCGATCGGCAAACGTGAGGATGAGTTCCCTGGCGGCAGCATGGGCCGCATCCATGGCAAGCGCAACATCTTCGAATGGGTTTGGTCGGTTGGACATGGTGACCTCGGGTTAGGACGGAAATAGGAAATGGGAAATAGGAGATAGGAAACTGGAAACGGCTAAAGCTTGGCGACTGATCGACACGCGGACGCAATGTACGAAATCACTATTTCCCATTTCCTATTTCCCATTTCCGACAACCATCGCAATCGGGCTGACCATCGAGCCGGTGGCGCCCATGAACTTGAGCGGGGTGCATACAAAGGTAGAGATCCAGGCGTTGGCGTCGGAAAGGGCCTTCAGGTAGAGGTTCTCGATGATGTAGATGCCATGCCCAACCAGGAACGTCGCGTGGCCGGGGAGCTCCATATCGAGCTCGGGATCCCACAGGCCGATTGCATCCCAGGCCATGGTATCGGCGCCGGTCGCTTTGATGCCCAGGCTCGCCAGCCATTTGGAGGCGCTGC is part of the Thermomicrobiales bacterium genome and harbors:
- a CDS encoding pyridoxal-dependent decarboxylase, with the protein product MVSNEPIRSVPMPTSGSTCRTTPALPSCGTRTLFGSFSNPAAYLAGAPVGLDFDVYIPEMSRRARGVAIWMSIKQMGLRGYQEMVDRCLDNAWSFAEWVDAEPGLELIAPAPLNIVCWRYTPEGLDEAATDQFNRDAVKAIQADGRAFVSGTVYRGHAGIRCAFDNWTTTADDVAILESTVRDIGAALRRS
- a CDS encoding helix-turn-helix domain-containing protein encodes the protein MSTLRPLPLAYLLRRFRLAAGLSQEALAERAGLSTRAISDLERGLRTAPRPDTMRALTDALSLSDEQHDELMQAARPDIWRYPEAGNGNGNGNGNGHGQWDQGQIHRPRRRSLPIPPTQLIGRDDAVVRIGALLDGQDVRLITLVGPGGVGKTRLAIAVAEQAATDFADGVVFVDLARIREPTLVAHAIAEALGITSVAMRPMVETLSLALEQRSILLVVDNFEHILDGATVVSDLMGACPNLEFVVTSRERLHLRGEHVVPVIPLELPPDASEWADVELEDIARTPAVQLFVSRAQEAGFGFELTADNAQAVSEICRRLDGLPLALELAASRIRLLDPDALLTRLDRKLSTLTEGARDAPSRHQTMRDTIAWSYGLLSDDEQTLFRRLAVFSGGFSLPAAATVAPESYDIGDDPWAGLYSLVEKSLVNEAPGPLGRPRFSMLEVIREFALDRLNAAQEEDETRRAHAQWFHDLAVEAEGDLRFGLNQFAWFPEIDHELGNLRAAMSWYRSVGDGARLIRIATALDEYWFSHSLYREFMYWLKAGRALDPELDPVVDGWARCLESSATRLLGDIPASQRAIAEAFIVAESCGDLFLRGRALLGSALLAQLENDYQRKLVLCQEAVPCFQAVGAMNYLALMLVEIGSAYQQLGDSANAAASIDQGIALMRTTGDDWALGMTTGIRGDLSLAEADHLLAAQMYRESIQLSRQTNDERTVLFAVNGLARLALQLGEAGRATRLLSAAMARRNNWADAPATTSHLFDDAVASAESALGTDAFRHEWAIGSAESFETTLADALAFADEVIGPEPDA
- a CDS encoding ribbon-helix-helix protein, CopG family produces the protein MRKTTIYFPDTLKLEIEAVARMERRPEAEIIREAVSAYLEERRKRRWPRSIGFASDKELDPLDIDAYLADNWKPDW
- a CDS encoding PIN domain-containing protein, producing MVTLDTSALFIAMNRDAPQHAAFREFFASCRGPLIIPVGIMSEITYLVETRLGLQTVDVFLEDIELGSYLLDCGDQDLPRIRELVRRYRDMPLGYADASVIACAERNGGQVATIDLRHFSAVAREGTIQIVP